TTTCTTGTTCCCAATAAGAATAGGTGAAAAATATTTCAGGGTTATTTTTATCTTGATATAATTCTAATAATTTATTTCCATCAGCATTGCGAATTAATTGTTTTTTTCCTTCAAACATTTTTTGAAATGCTGCAATATGTTTTGAGTGAAAACTCATTTTTACGATTCTAACAAACATAGTTTAATTTAAAGAAGTATATTCTGGTTTCGATTCCATAAAAAACTCAACAATTACAGGATCTCTATATTCCATTCCTAATAATGTAGATGCACCACCAACAGTTTTTAAATTGCTTCTATATACAGCAATTTCTAAAAAACCAGCAGAATTAAAAATAGCTAGTTTACTACCATCAAATTGCAACGTATCTGTGGAATTGTTTCCTGTAATTTCGTTGTATTTATTATATATTTTTGTAAAAGTATAACGTGAAGCATTTATTTTATAAGTGCGTCCTTTGCCAATATCGTTAAACATTTTTTTGCTGATGTTGGTTATTACGTTTCCATAATTATCAATGTATAAAACACCGCCAATTAATTGATTTTTAGCTTGATTTACTTTTGGCTGAATTTCAATAAGCTTTTTATATTCTTTTATTTCTTTGCCTATCACTGTTAAATTTCCACCACGTGCAATAAAACACGCAACTTTTACAAAAACATCTAATACAGGAAAACTACTTTCTACTCTGTCATGAATATTAATTTCAACAATTTTTGTTGGTTGAATTTCTGAAGCAATCATAGAGATTAAGCCATTATCTGGACATACAAAAAAATGATCATCTAAAGAGATTGCAATGTGTTTA
The DNA window shown above is from Polaribacter sp. Hel_I_88 and carries:
- a CDS encoding putative quinol monooxygenase; the protein is MFVRIVKMSFHSKHIAAFQKMFEGKKQLIRNADGNKLLELYQDKNNPEIFFTYSYWEQESDLENYRNSKLFIETWKQTKTYFNDKPQAWSVDKKVSLT
- a CDS encoding S-adenosyl-l-methionine hydroxide adenosyltransferase family protein, which encodes MSFITLTSDFGTKDHFVGAVKGAIYSELADAKIVDITHEISPFNITETAYILKNSYKSFPKGTIHIVGVDSELSSDNKHIAISLDDHFFVCPDNGLISMIASEIQPTKIVEINIHDRVESSFPVLDVFVKVACFIARGGNLTVIGKEIKEYKKLIEIQPKVNQAKNQLIGGVLYIDNYGNVITNISKKMFNDIGKGRTYKINASRYTFTKIYNKYNEITGNNSTDTLQFDGSKLAIFNSAGFLEIAVYRSNLKTVGGASTLLGMEYRDPVIVEFFMESKPEYTSLN